The Spiroplasma endosymbiont of Atherix ibis nucleotide sequence CAAAATAAATAGAGTTGGTAAGCAAAATAATTACTTATCTGAAGTATTAGTAAAATCATTTAAATTTGGACTTGTTAGATGTTCACTATTAATTACTCTTTATTCATTGGTTGGAATTGTAATATTAACTACTATGCCATCAATATTATCATTTGGTTTAGCAATTATTATTGGAACAATTGTTACAAGTTTAGTTGTATTATTTATATCACTTCCACTTTGAGTAATCTTTGAACAAATAAGAATAAGAAATAAACTTGCAAGAAAACGTTTTATTAATGGATTGTATGTTTCAAATGAAGAACAAATTATAGAAGGAATAAATGATTAGTAAGAGGACAACAAAATATGGATTTAAAAAAATATATTTGAGATGTTGAGGACTTTCCAATTAAAGGAGTTACTTTTAAAGATATAACTCCATTATTAAATGACAAAGATGCTTTTAAATATGCAATTGATAAAATGGTTGAATATGTAAAAGAAAAAAAAGCTGATGTTATTGTTGCTCCAGAAGCAAGGGGTTTCTTATTTGCCTCTGCAGTTGCTTATGCTGCAAATTGTAGATTTGTATTAGTGAGAAAACCTGGTAAACTTCCAAGAAAAGTTAAAGATATTGAATATGAATTAGAATATGGAAAAGAACATATTCAAATGCATTTTGGTGATTTAAAAGCAACTGATAGTGTAGTTATTGTTGATGATGTTTTAGCAACAGGGGGAACAATGAAAGCCATTGTAGATCTTATAGAACAAGAAAAAGTAAAAATTAATGGAATTGTTTTTTTAGCAGATTTATCATTTTTACACGAATCTAATCTTTTTGCTAATTTTGATTCAAAAAGTCTAATTACTTATTAAAAAAACTTTATATAATAATTAAATAAAATTTCCTAAATAAAATTAGGAAATTTTTATTTTATAGAGTTTAATTTATATATAATATTAATATTGTTAGTAAAAAAAAGGGGTGTACATTATGCATGCACAAGAACAAGAATTTAACTATGTAGAATGTATTGAAGTTGATATGCTTATTGCAGAAATGAAAAAGTATATTAAAAATAATAAATTAATTGAAGAAGTTAAAAAAGCATATTATTATGCAGAAGAAAAACACAAAGGTCAAAAAAGAAAAAATGGTAATCCATTTATAATTCATCCACTTTCAACAGCTTATTATTTGGCACAGTGAAGAATGGGTCCAAAAACAATTATTGCTGGACTTTTACATGATGTTATTGAAGATACACCTGTAACATTTTCAGAAATAGAAGATATTTATGGTATAGAAGTTGCAGATATAGTTGAAGCTGTAACTAAAGTAAGTTATTTTACAAAAGAAAATCGTGAGCAAATGAAAGCAAATTATTTAAGAAAGCTTTTTTTATCAATGATTAAAGATATTAGAGTTATTATTGTTAAAATAGCTGATCGTATGCATAACCTTTTGACTTTACAATATATGAAACCTGAAAAACAAAAAATAATTGCAAAAGAAACTTTAGAAGTTTATTCAACAATTGCTCATAGAATTGGGATGAAAACTGCTAAAAATATTTTAGAAGATTACTCTTTTCAATATTTAAATCTTAAAGAGTATAAAAAAATTAAAAATCTTTTAGAAGAAGATAAAAATTCTAGAAAAGAACTAATAGAAGAAATAATAGTTGAAATTAACAAAAAATTTAAATCAGAGGGAATTAAAAATGCTCAAGTTTTTGGTAGATCAAAAACAATCTATTCAATTTATAGAAAATTAAATTTTTTTGGTAAGTCATTTAGTGATATAAATGATATTTTAGCTATAAGAATTATTACTGAAAAACAAGATAATTGTTATAGAATTTTAGGGATATTACATCAATTATATACACCTTTATCTGGTAGATTTAAAGATTATATTGCAACTCCAAAAAATAATTTATATCAATCATTGCATTCAACA carries:
- a CDS encoding adenine phosphoribosyltransferase, coding for MDLKKYIWDVEDFPIKGVTFKDITPLLNDKDAFKYAIDKMVEYVKEKKADVIVAPEARGFLFASAVAYAANCRFVLVRKPGKLPRKVKDIEYELEYGKEHIQMHFGDLKATDSVVIVDDVLATGGTMKAIVDLIEQEKVKINGIVFLADLSFLHESNLFANFDSKSLITY